Proteins encoded within one genomic window of Halodesulfurarchaeum formicicum:
- a CDS encoding CPBP family intramembrane glutamic endopeptidase: MSRDRGDFAPALGFVLGGLGLGTGFLRWTNLVAVGPVESLPGVLFGLLSLVGFAARRYGATDRRWSLLAGVGAGGLATAAGAATLHPSAMADPGVGPGVPVAFVVGVLGVGIAYADYLGQDRAQVLVRSHATSTALFIGLTGLLVGFAFSTVAVLALFPGGSIASNGVATAAFSVGLGVVAVGYVIRTDRGWDFFDVAWPTRRDWLYVIGGTIAMFVILGVSGWLAELVGVPSVEHGLIEQAREDPVILLAFIPLSWLAIGPGEELLSRNVVQKHLYDAFSRPSAVIVATVVFTVIHLPAYATGPPPAIFATLLRLFGISLVLGVVYERTENVVVPALVHGTYDAIQFGLAYVAITAGVLG, translated from the coding sequence ATGAGCCGGGATCGCGGAGACTTCGCGCCCGCCCTCGGGTTCGTCCTGGGTGGGCTCGGCCTGGGGACTGGGTTTCTCCGGTGGACGAACCTCGTCGCCGTCGGCCCGGTAGAGAGTCTGCCAGGGGTGCTCTTCGGCCTGCTCTCGCTCGTGGGCTTTGCGGCGCGACGCTACGGAGCCACCGATCGCCGGTGGAGTCTGCTCGCGGGCGTGGGCGCTGGGGGCCTGGCAACCGCCGCCGGGGCCGCGACGCTTCACCCATCGGCGATGGCCGACCCGGGAGTCGGCCCCGGGGTGCCAGTGGCGTTCGTCGTCGGCGTGCTGGGAGTCGGCATCGCCTACGCCGACTATCTGGGACAGGATCGGGCGCAAGTCTTGGTTCGCAGCCACGCCACCTCGACGGCGCTGTTCATCGGACTCACCGGCTTGCTGGTCGGGTTTGCGTTCTCGACGGTCGCCGTCCTGGCACTGTTCCCCGGTGGCTCCATCGCCAGCAACGGGGTTGCGACCGCGGCGTTCAGCGTCGGGCTGGGCGTGGTCGCCGTGGGCTATGTCATCCGGACCGATCGGGGCTGGGACTTCTTCGACGTGGCCTGGCCGACCCGACGGGACTGGCTGTACGTGATCGGGGGCACGATCGCGATGTTCGTGATCCTGGGGGTCTCGGGCTGGCTCGCGGAGCTCGTGGGCGTTCCATCCGTGGAACACGGACTCATCGAGCAGGCCCGGGAGGATCCGGTGATTCTGCTCGCGTTCATCCCGCTCTCGTGGCTCGCGATCGGGCCGGGCGAGGAGCTGCTCTCCAGGAACGTCGTTCAGAAACACCTCTACGACGCGTTTTCCCGCCCTTCGGCAGTGATCGTGGCGACGGTCGTCTTCACCGTGATTCACCTGCCCGCCTATGCGACCGGCCCACCGCCGGCGATCTTCGCGACGCTCTTGCGGCTGTTCGGGATCTCGCTGGTGCTGGGGGTCGTTTACGAACGAACGGAGAACGTCGTGGTGCCCGCCCTGGTCCATGGCACGTACGATGCCATCCAGTTCGGCCTCGCCTACGTGGCGATCACCGCCGGCGTGCTGGGCTAG
- a CDS encoding glucose-6-phosphate isomerase, translating to MEVTIESALAEHSPIGVPRADLEELDAAVRSAAERIATGREQDEHGYAALNLPDETDPEPIEAAVESVTPAENWLTIGIGGSALGAATITEALDGDGATYSLDNVDPAAIEALLADIDLSETAMNVVSRSGRTAETLANFLVVREAMETAGVEWTERTVVTTGESGPLATLADRHDLPTLTVPEGVPGRFSALSAVGLAAAAFQGLDLEAILAGGRQAEASLADSLFESPAYAYGATMYALEARGANVAAMMPYAESLEAFAEWFAQLWAESLGKDGRGQTPARALGATDQHSQLQLYRAGPKDKVVTLVRPRERPSVPIPETDQDAIDYLGGSDLRALIDAEFDATEASLRKAGVPAIRIEIDALDPAGIGELLYTMEAACIMAGELAGVDTFTQPAVEWGKDTARALLRGEQTLETVDGLSVRTGPESQ from the coding sequence ATGGAAGTGACCATCGAGAGCGCGCTGGCCGAACACAGCCCTATCGGCGTGCCGCGAGCCGATCTGGAGGAACTCGACGCGGCGGTGCGTTCGGCCGCCGAGCGCATCGCGACCGGTCGGGAACAGGACGAACACGGCTATGCAGCCCTGAATCTGCCCGACGAAACGGACCCGGAACCGATCGAAGCGGCCGTCGAGTCGGTCACACCGGCGGAGAACTGGCTGACGATCGGAATCGGCGGGAGCGCATTGGGCGCGGCGACGATCACCGAGGCCCTGGACGGCGACGGAGCGACCTACTCCCTCGATAACGTCGACCCCGCCGCGATCGAGGCTTTGCTCGCGGATATTGACCTCTCCGAGACCGCGATGAACGTCGTCTCCCGCTCCGGGAGGACCGCCGAGACCCTCGCGAACTTCCTGGTCGTCCGTGAAGCCATGGAGACAGCGGGGGTGGAGTGGACCGAGCGGACCGTCGTCACCACCGGCGAGTCGGGGCCACTCGCGACCCTCGCCGACCGCCACGACCTCCCGACGCTCACCGTCCCGGAGGGGGTCCCCGGACGGTTCTCCGCGCTCTCCGCTGTCGGCCTGGCCGCCGCAGCCTTCCAGGGGCTCGATCTCGAGGCCATCCTGGCCGGCGGTCGCCAGGCCGAAGCGAGCCTCGCGGACTCGCTGTTCGAGTCCCCGGCCTACGCCTACGGCGCGACGATGTACGCCCTCGAAGCGCGGGGCGCGAACGTCGCGGCGATGATGCCCTACGCCGAATCCTTGGAAGCCTTCGCGGAGTGGTTCGCTCAGCTCTGGGCCGAGAGCCTGGGCAAGGACGGGCGCGGGCAGACCCCGGCACGGGCCCTCGGTGCGACCGATCAGCACTCGCAACTCCAGCTCTACCGCGCCGGTCCGAAGGACAAGGTCGTCACGCTCGTGCGCCCACGCGAACGGCCCTCCGTCCCGATTCCGGAGACCGACCAGGACGCCATCGACTACCTTGGCGGCAGCGACCTCCGGGCACTGATCGATGCGGAGTTCGACGCGACCGAGGCCAGCCTCCGGAAAGCCGGCGTGCCGGCCATCCGGATCGAGATCGACGCGCTCGACCCGGCCGGGATCGGCGAACTGCTCTACACGATGGAGGCGGCGTGTATCATGGCCGGCGAACTCGCTGGCGTCGACACCTTCACACAACCCGCCGTCGAGTGGGGCAAGGACACCGCCCGAGCGCTCCTGCGCGGCGAGCAAACCCTCGAAACGGTGGACGGGCTTTCGGTTCGCACCGGGCCCGAGTCCCAGTAA
- a CDS encoding metal-dependent hydrolase encodes MATTHALVGIAIAAAAAVAVPEVTLLGFIAAAAGGVFPDLDLYAGHRRTLHYPVYFGLAAVPAVLLALVVATPVAWALALFLLAAAAHSIMDAAGGGLELRPWRGRSQRAVYSHYHRRWLRPRRYVRYDGAPEDLALGAIVAVPVLVTVEGPIALGIWALLLVSVVYTLVRKPMVAAAEWLFERVPSTVQTRLPDRFLEETVNGDTKS; translated from the coding sequence ATGGCGACCACCCACGCGCTCGTGGGAATCGCGATCGCAGCGGCGGCCGCCGTGGCGGTTCCCGAAGTCACGCTTCTGGGATTTATCGCGGCTGCCGCTGGCGGCGTGTTTCCCGACCTGGACCTGTACGCTGGCCATCGCCGGACGCTGCACTATCCAGTTTACTTCGGTCTCGCAGCGGTCCCAGCGGTTTTGCTGGCACTGGTGGTCGCCACGCCGGTCGCCTGGGCGCTGGCTCTTTTCCTCCTCGCCGCGGCGGCCCACTCGATCATGGATGCGGCTGGTGGTGGACTCGAACTCCGCCCCTGGCGGGGTCGCTCCCAGCGGGCCGTCTACAGCCACTATCACCGGCGATGGCTCCGACCTCGCCGGTACGTGCGCTACGACGGCGCGCCCGAGGACCTCGCGCTGGGTGCGATCGTGGCTGTGCCAGTACTGGTCACCGTCGAGGGCCCAATCGCGCTGGGTATCTGGGCGCTGCTGCTCGTCTCGGTCGTGTACACGTTGGTCCGCAAACCGATGGTCGCGGCCGCCGAGTGGCTGTTCGAACGGGTCCCGTCGACCGTACAGACCCGCCTCCCCGATCGGTTCCTCGAGGAGACTGTCAACGGAGATACGAAGTCTTAA
- the secF gene encoding protein translocase subunit SecF: MPQFEVPEVDYSRYSNRQLVAVPLAVLVVAVLIVGGMWAITGSPAHMGVDFAGGSELTVESSLSQADIAAQFDEPVVSVQGIEGQNTYVVTFETANVDSVRATAESADGLTVLGSGETSAIFGDENKKWAIIGLAIAFLGMSVLAFALFRTFIPSLAIVVSAFSDMLVPIAVLNLLGIRLSLGTVAALLMLIGYSVDSDILLTNHVLRRSGDFYESTYRAMQTGVTMTVTSIAAMAVMAVAATFFGIDLMASIGLILVIGLTTDLLNTYMFNVSLLRWYKYEGVAR, from the coding sequence ATGCCGCAGTTCGAGGTCCCGGAAGTCGATTACAGCCGGTACTCGAACCGCCAGCTCGTGGCGGTCCCGCTGGCGGTCCTCGTTGTCGCCGTGTTGATCGTCGGCGGAATGTGGGCGATCACCGGGTCACCGGCCCATATGGGGGTCGATTTCGCCGGTGGCTCAGAGCTCACCGTCGAATCCTCACTTTCACAGGCGGATATCGCCGCCCAGTTCGACGAACCGGTGGTCTCCGTCCAGGGAATCGAGGGACAGAACACCTACGTCGTGACCTTCGAGACGGCGAATGTTGATTCGGTCAGGGCAACCGCCGAGAGCGCTGATGGCCTCACGGTCCTCGGGAGTGGTGAGACATCCGCGATCTTCGGCGACGAGAACAAGAAGTGGGCGATCATCGGGCTCGCGATCGCCTTCCTGGGGATGAGTGTGCTCGCCTTTGCTCTCTTCCGGACGTTCATTCCCAGCCTGGCGATCGTGGTCTCGGCCTTTTCCGACATGCTCGTTCCGATCGCCGTCCTCAACCTGCTGGGTATCAGACTCTCGCTTGGGACCGTCGCGGCGCTGTTGATGCTCATCGGGTACTCCGTGGACTCGGACATTTTGTTGACCAACCACGTGCTCCGACGCTCCGGGGACTTCTACGAGTCGACCTACCGGGCGATGCAGACCGGGGTGACAATGACCGTGACCTCGATCGCCGCGATGGCCGTGATGGCCGTCGCCGCGACGTTCTTCGGGATCGACCTCATGGCCTCGATCGGACTGATCTTGGTCATCGGACTCACGACTGATCTGCTGAACACGTACATGTTCAACGTCTCCCTGCTTCGCTGGTACAAGTACGAGGGGGTGGCCCGATGA
- a CDS encoding preprotein translocase subunit SecD — MSAIRENWRLVLLVVLVVLSSVALFVPGAPAGSTGEQVAESDATTNLQYGIELSGGTRIRAPPVGITAEEVRVSVEEETALTASLADRLEIDPIDIRVANETNTVEVFTKDVSGDELRSALEAEGYDPGTVRDGVTDETATDLVERVEEKLSESALSGGSVQKITLGGRQVISITAPDRDREELVRILEDRGVVRIYAVSQNESGAYEPTQVLNQDEFARVGSATTNQDGEPGVQVTIAEASAESFSQEMVELGFGDGSTCTAAAEEHDSIESIEGDCMVTTLNGNPVFVGGVEPGLGEDFRSGDFAKSPTFTMTTTSMEEARNLELSLKAGRLPAPLDFENSDSLSLSPALADRFKSNSLIVGILAVIAVSLVVYGRYRRPEVAAPMVVTALSEVYLLLGFVAFVQYPLNLSHIAGFIAVIGTGVDDLVIIADEILQQGNVATGRVFQSRFRKAFWVIGAAAATTIVAMSPLTVLSLGDLSGFAIITIVGVLIGVFITRPAYGDILRHLVVSED, encoded by the coding sequence ATGAGCGCCATCCGCGAGAACTGGCGCCTGGTCCTGCTCGTGGTCCTGGTCGTCCTGAGTTCGGTCGCGCTGTTCGTCCCGGGGGCCCCGGCCGGCAGCACTGGAGAACAGGTCGCCGAATCGGACGCGACGACGAACCTGCAGTACGGTATCGAACTCAGCGGCGGGACCCGAATTCGGGCCCCACCGGTCGGGATCACGGCCGAGGAGGTGCGCGTTTCTGTCGAGGAGGAGACGGCCCTCACGGCCTCACTCGCCGATCGCCTGGAAATCGACCCGATCGACATCCGGGTCGCAAACGAGACCAACACCGTCGAAGTGTTCACGAAGGACGTCTCTGGGGACGAACTGCGGAGCGCACTCGAAGCTGAGGGCTATGACCCCGGCACGGTCCGGGACGGAGTGACCGATGAGACGGCCACCGATCTCGTCGAACGCGTGGAGGAGAAGCTAAGCGAGTCCGCACTCAGCGGGGGTTCGGTCCAGAAGATCACGCTTGGTGGACGACAGGTTATCAGTATCACGGCCCCCGATCGGGACCGTGAGGAACTCGTCAGGATTCTGGAGGACCGCGGTGTCGTCCGGATCTACGCGGTCTCGCAGAACGAGAGCGGTGCCTACGAGCCGACACAGGTCCTGAACCAGGACGAGTTTGCCCGCGTCGGGTCGGCGACGACAAACCAGGACGGTGAACCTGGCGTGCAGGTCACGATCGCGGAGGCGAGTGCGGAGTCCTTCTCCCAGGAGATGGTCGAACTCGGCTTCGGCGACGGTTCGACCTGTACCGCAGCGGCCGAGGAGCACGACTCGATCGAGAGCATCGAGGGGGACTGTATGGTCACGACGCTGAACGGGAACCCCGTCTTCGTCGGGGGCGTGGAGCCCGGACTGGGCGAGGACTTCCGGAGTGGCGACTTCGCCAAGAGCCCCACCTTCACCATGACCACCACCTCGATGGAGGAGGCCCGAAACCTCGAACTCAGCCTGAAGGCCGGGCGACTGCCGGCACCGCTGGACTTCGAGAACTCCGACAGCCTCTCGCTCTCGCCCGCGCTGGCTGACCGGTTCAAGAGCAACTCGCTGATCGTCGGTATCCTGGCGGTCATCGCGGTGAGCCTGGTCGTCTACGGCCGCTATCGTCGGCCCGAGGTGGCCGCGCCGATGGTCGTGACCGCCCTCTCGGAGGTCTATCTCCTGCTCGGCTTCGTCGCCTTCGTCCAGTACCCGCTCAATCTCTCACACATCGCCGGGTTCATCGCGGTCATCGGGACGGGGGTGGACGACCTGGTGATCATCGCCGACGAGATCCTCCAGCAGGGGAACGTGGCGACCGGTCGGGTCTTCCAGAGTCGCTTCCGGAAGGCCTTCTGGGTGATCGGGGCGGCCGCCGCCACGACCATCGTGGCGATGAGTCCGCTCACGGTGCTCTCGCTGGGTGATCTCTCCGGCTTTGCCATCATTACCATCGTCGGGGTCCTCATCGGGGTCTTCATCACCCGCCCGGCCTACGGTGACATTCTGCGCCACCTGGTCGTCTCCGAGGACTAA
- the rnhB gene encoding ribonuclease HII has product MPFGVDEAGKGPVLGSMFAAAVVADPEDLPDGIADSKTLTPQRRERLAATLRAAEAISIGVAEIPVARIDDPETDMNTLTVSAQAQAIDATGVSGETGYVDAGDVDAERFGRRVEKRVDTDVRIQAEHGADETYPLVGAASVIAKVSRDTHVAALRAEYGTDLGSGYPSDERTRSFLEAYVKRTGELPDCARRSWQTSSDILSAATQTGLEDFD; this is encoded by the coding sequence ATGCCCTTCGGGGTCGACGAGGCTGGCAAGGGACCGGTGCTCGGTTCGATGTTCGCGGCCGCTGTCGTCGCCGACCCCGAGGATCTCCCGGACGGGATCGCGGATTCGAAGACACTTACCCCACAGCGACGGGAACGGCTCGCGGCGACACTCCGGGCTGCGGAGGCCATCTCGATCGGCGTCGCGGAGATCCCGGTCGCGAGGATCGACGATCCCGAGACGGACATGAACACCCTGACCGTCAGCGCCCAGGCCCAGGCCATCGACGCGACCGGGGTGAGCGGAGAAACAGGGTACGTCGACGCCGGGGACGTTGACGCCGAGCGGTTCGGGCGACGGGTCGAGAAGCGAGTTGACACGGACGTGCGGATTCAGGCCGAACACGGGGCCGACGAGACCTATCCCCTAGTCGGGGCCGCAAGCGTGATCGCGAAGGTCAGCCGGGACACACATGTAGCGGCGCTCCGTGCCGAGTACGGGACCGACCTCGGCAGTGGCTATCCAAGCGACGAACGCACCCGATCGTTTCTCGAAGCCTACGTAAAGCGAACCGGCGAATTACCCGACTGCGCGCGTCGCTCCTGGCAGACGAGCAGTGATATTCTTTCAGCGGCCACCCAGACTGGCCTCGAAGACTTCGATTAG
- a CDS encoding tRNA pseudouridine(54/55) synthase Pus10, protein MTLLRDAAAVLENGPVCDPCLGRPFADLSHGLTNAERGRALRVAVALDADEPFEPSEECWVCEGETAAFEDWADRAVEAIGDVEFETYQVGTRLPPLIEENETLLRELAGLDEAAGERLGSEMNREVGKRVGQQTGAEVDFGRPDVQLLLDVDAGTVDVTINSAFVYGRYRKLERGIPQTEWPCRECHGSGTRAGEPCVYCDGTGYQYPESVEQLTTPPVEAAMDGRDATFHGAGREDIDARMLGTGRPFVIEVAAPRERFPDVDALEAEINDFADGKVEVEGLRLATYESVERVKRLPASKTYRATVSFEEPITEDTLTAALEALDGATIEQETPTRVDHRRASKVRTRSVYAIEGDLDSPTEATVEIHGEGGLYVKELVSSDNGRTEPSLAGELGVSCHVTALDVLAVEGEDESFEDEAYFRTAPSPKS, encoded by the coding sequence ATGACGCTACTTCGGGACGCGGCGGCGGTCCTCGAGAACGGGCCGGTCTGTGATCCCTGTCTGGGGCGGCCCTTCGCCGACCTGAGCCACGGCCTGACGAACGCCGAACGGGGCCGGGCCCTGCGGGTCGCCGTGGCCCTCGACGCGGACGAGCCCTTCGAGCCGAGCGAGGAGTGCTGGGTCTGTGAGGGGGAGACAGCGGCCTTCGAGGACTGGGCCGATCGAGCCGTCGAAGCCATCGGCGACGTGGAATTCGAGACCTACCAGGTCGGGACGCGTCTCCCACCGCTGATCGAGGAGAACGAGACCTTACTTCGGGAACTGGCCGGGCTGGACGAAGCGGCCGGCGAACGGCTCGGGTCGGAGATGAACCGCGAGGTGGGCAAGCGGGTCGGACAGCAGACGGGAGCCGAGGTCGACTTCGGACGGCCTGACGTGCAGTTGCTCCTCGACGTCGACGCTGGAACCGTCGACGTGACGATCAACTCCGCGTTCGTCTACGGCCGCTATCGCAAGCTCGAACGGGGGATCCCACAGACCGAGTGGCCCTGCCGGGAGTGTCACGGCAGCGGCACCCGAGCGGGCGAACCCTGTGTGTACTGTGACGGAACCGGCTATCAGTACCCCGAGTCGGTCGAACAGTTGACCACACCGCCGGTCGAGGCGGCCATGGACGGCCGCGACGCGACCTTCCACGGGGCCGGTCGCGAGGACATCGACGCCCGGATGCTGGGGACCGGTCGGCCGTTCGTGATCGAGGTCGCTGCGCCACGGGAGCGATTTCCGGACGTCGATGCGCTCGAAGCCGAGATCAATGACTTCGCCGACGGCAAAGTCGAGGTCGAGGGACTACGACTCGCGACCTACGAGAGTGTCGAGCGGGTGAAACGCCTCCCGGCCTCCAAGACCTACCGGGCGACGGTGAGCTTCGAGGAGCCGATCACCGAGGACACACTCACGGCGGCACTTGAGGCCCTCGACGGGGCGACCATCGAGCAGGAGACCCCGACCCGGGTCGACCATCGCCGGGCCTCGAAGGTCCGGACCCGCTCCGTCTACGCCATCGAGGGTGACCTCGACTCGCCGACCGAGGCCACCGTCGAGATCCACGGCGAAGGCGGACTCTACGTGAAGGAACTGGTCAGCTCCGACAACGGGCGGACCGAACCGAGCCTGGCCGGCGAACTCGGGGTGTCCTGTCACGTCACCGCCCTGGACGTGCTCGCCGTCGAAGGCGAGGACGAATCCTTCGAGGACGAGGCCTACTTCCGGACGGCCCCAAGTCCCAAGAGCTAA
- a CDS encoding DUF7544 domain-containing protein: MALHAVDDLSDAYRATRAFLFPIEWGRWLRLALLSVFVAGTSGGGAPSGNVQMPFNGGTTPGQTPGGDLTMDQLGALLSQHLGVIALVALVGLLVLLVVQWLAATFEFAFLESLRTDEVRVRRYVSAFQGLGTRLFAFRLVFGLLTLLIVGTVLLLTLGPILAGVAPGGPLLVLLLVMPVLLVFGILGSIVYVFTTAFVAPIMLLENRGVISAWKRFWGVFKAAWKDFLVYLLVGLFLMIGIGIVVGIAMAVIGIAVALPVVAVLIAAGPLWAGLLAIPFAIVGIVAWALVQVPVQTYLRYWALLVLGDVEPELDLISEQRQAVRGETPS; encoded by the coding sequence ATGGCCCTCCACGCAGTCGATGACCTTTCGGACGCGTATCGAGCGACGCGTGCCTTTCTCTTCCCCATCGAGTGGGGACGCTGGCTTCGACTGGCGCTCCTCTCGGTGTTCGTCGCGGGCACTAGCGGTGGCGGTGCCCCGTCGGGGAACGTCCAGATGCCCTTCAACGGTGGGACTACCCCCGGGCAGACCCCGGGTGGAGACCTCACGATGGACCAACTCGGGGCCCTGCTCTCACAACATCTCGGTGTCATCGCGCTGGTGGCCCTGGTCGGGCTTCTCGTCTTGCTCGTCGTCCAGTGGCTCGCGGCGACCTTCGAGTTTGCCTTCCTCGAATCGCTGCGAACCGACGAGGTACGGGTTCGCCGGTATGTGAGTGCCTTCCAGGGACTCGGGACGCGGCTGTTCGCGTTCCGCCTGGTGTTCGGCCTGCTCACGCTCCTGATCGTCGGGACCGTGCTCCTGCTCACCCTCGGTCCCATCCTCGCCGGTGTCGCCCCGGGCGGGCCGCTTCTGGTTCTGCTGCTCGTGATGCCGGTCTTGCTGGTCTTCGGGATCCTCGGCTCGATCGTCTATGTGTTCACGACCGCCTTCGTCGCCCCGATCATGCTCCTGGAGAATCGGGGTGTCATCTCGGCCTGGAAGCGGTTTTGGGGTGTCTTCAAGGCCGCCTGGAAGGACTTTCTGGTCTATCTCCTCGTCGGGCTCTTCCTGATGATCGGGATCGGGATCGTCGTGGGGATCGCCATGGCGGTGATCGGCATTGCAGTCGCGCTGCCGGTCGTGGCGGTGTTGATCGCCGCGGGCCCGCTCTGGGCCGGGCTTCTCGCCATCCCCTTCGCGATCGTGGGGATCGTCGCCTGGGCGCTGGTCCAGGTGCCGGTCCAGACCTACCTCCGGTACTGGGCCCTGCTGGTGCTGGGGGACGTCGAGCCCGAACTCGATCTCATTTCCGAGCAGCGCCAGGCCGTCAGAGGCGAAACGCCTTCGTGA
- the trmY gene encoding tRNA (pseudouridine(54)-N(1))-methyltransferase TrmY, protein MRRFIVLGHTAPTDPDFDLDDLAGGAGRLDVLARCVNSAFFLSHAIRENVRVYLVLSDTVTIKIEGVELRYMNPDERNIASLLRQALEARADAIGHSEVESTPGIYVSNRGFEPVLKAAAREGAIVQLHEDGDPLASVEPPENPAFVLSDHLDFTAAESELLREYADYRVSVGPKALHADHTISVVHNYLDTDGYSF, encoded by the coding sequence ATGCGCCGTTTCATCGTCCTCGGGCACACCGCCCCGACGGACCCGGATTTCGACCTCGACGACCTCGCGGGCGGGGCGGGTCGCCTGGACGTGCTCGCCCGGTGTGTCAACTCGGCGTTTTTCCTCTCGCATGCGATCCGGGAGAACGTCCGGGTGTATCTGGTGCTCTCGGATACGGTCACGATCAAGATCGAGGGGGTGGAGCTCCGCTACATGAACCCCGACGAGCGGAACATCGCCAGCCTGCTGCGCCAGGCCCTGGAGGCCCGGGCGGACGCCATCGGCCACAGCGAGGTCGAATCGACCCCGGGGATCTACGTCTCGAATCGGGGCTTCGAACCGGTGCTCAAGGCGGCGGCCCGCGAGGGAGCGATCGTCCAGCTCCACGAGGACGGGGACCCGCTCGCGAGCGTCGAGCCGCCGGAGAATCCGGCGTTCGTGCTCTCGGATCACCTCGATTTCACCGCTGCGGAGAGCGAGCTTCTCAGGGAGTACGCCGACTACCGGGTCAGCGTGGGGCCCAAAGCCCTGCACGCCGATCACACGATTTCGGTCGTGCACAACTATCTGGACACCGACGGCTACTCGTTCTAG
- a CDS encoding PIN domain-containing protein, with protein sequence MMFLDSSVIIDMLEGVPAVVEYVEDRGQPYLTSTLCVFEVINGEVGFGATDVVAIRQEFGGVRALDLTEQIALEAGRMQSQLMDDGERMATRDLLIAATARSTGDELVVSDGDFETQLLADLMDVTYLGES encoded by the coding sequence ATAATGTTCCTGGACTCCTCGGTTATCATCGACATGCTCGAAGGCGTGCCGGCGGTCGTCGAGTACGTCGAAGATCGCGGACAGCCCTACCTCACGTCCACACTGTGTGTGTTCGAGGTCATCAATGGCGAAGTCGGCTTCGGGGCCACAGATGTCGTCGCGATTCGCCAGGAGTTCGGTGGGGTTCGAGCGCTCGATCTCACTGAACAGATCGCCCTGGAAGCAGGCCGGATGCAGAGCCAGTTGATGGACGACGGGGAGCGGATGGCGACACGGGATCTCTTGATTGCCGCGACAGCCCGATCGACGGGGGACGAACTCGTGGTCTCCGATGGGGATTTCGAAACGCAACTGCTCGCGGATCTGATGGACGTGACCTATCTAGGCGAATCGTAG
- a CDS encoding DUF7557 family protein yields MSTSLRVSEETKAILERLKREDETFDELLARLATNEQPINVGAWSEEQADHAREAVKRSRESFER; encoded by the coding sequence ATGAGCACGTCACTTCGGGTTTCCGAGGAAACGAAAGCCATCCTCGAACGGCTGAAACGGGAGGACGAAACCTTCGACGAACTGCTGGCACGGCTTGCAACGAACGAACAGCCGATCAACGTCGGTGCCTGGAGTGAGGAGCAGGCAGACCACGCACGAGAGGCTGTGAAACGCTCCCGGGAGAGTTTCGAGCGATAA
- a CDS encoding PIN domain-containing protein, whose amino-acid sequence MAEDPGAFAKGTTLVENGEMQWLPTPVIAEVYYGVGTARSDTTSQEVRNRMLGYPRVAVDAEIARTAGELLAAADDQAGGHAGVGPNDAYIAAMASVLDDAVLTANVEDFERLGVPVETY is encoded by the coding sequence ATGGCAGAAGATCCAGGTGCGTTTGCGAAGGGCACAACACTCGTCGAAAACGGGGAAATGCAATGGTTGCCGACGCCAGTTATCGCCGAGGTCTACTACGGTGTTGGGACAGCGCGAAGCGATACGACGAGTCAGGAGGTGCGCAATCGCATGCTGGGCTATCCACGGGTTGCAGTCGATGCGGAAATCGCTCGAACGGCAGGGGAGCTACTTGCGGCGGCTGACGATCAGGCCGGCGGCCACGCCGGCGTTGGTCCAAACGACGCGTATATCGCTGCGATGGCCTCGGTTCTTGACGACGCCGTCCTGACGGCGAACGTCGAGGACTTCGAACGGCTGGGTGTCCCAGTCGAAACCTACTGA